TGGCGGGATAGCTCGGCTGCGTCATGATCCGACGCTATCGGTCCGGGCCAGCGATTTCCGCCCCGGAAACCCCCGAGCCGGGCAAATGCGGGCAATAGGCTGAGCCCGTGGAGGAGGCGGAGCGGGTCCTTCCGGTACGCGACTGGCTACCGCGCACCGTGGCGCTGCTGGTCGGCACGCTCGCCCTGGCCACCGCGTTCATCGCCGCCTACGTGGGGGCGCTGCACCAGCCCACCCCGCGCGACGTGCCCGTCGGGGTGGTGCTCGGCGACCAGCGCGCGCAGGCGGTGATGTCCGGCGTACGCGGCCGGACCAACAAGATCAAGCCCGTCGAGTACGACGACCCGGAGGCCGCCGCCGACGGGCTCACCGCCCGCGAGGTGTACGCAGTGCTCAGCTCCGGCCCGGACAACGGGCTGCGCCTCACCACCGCCAGCGCCTCGGCGCCGGCCGCCGCCGAACTGGTCACCCAGGTGTTCACCCAGGCGGCTCGGCAGGCCAACCTGCCGCTCCAGGTCAGCGACGAGGTGCCGGTGGAGCGAACCGACCCGCGCGGGCTGGTGCCGTTCTACCTGGCCGTGGGCTACGTGCTCGGCGGTTACCTGGCCTCCACCGCGCTGGGCCTGCGGACCGGCACCGCCCCGGTGAGCCTGCCCCGCGCCGGGCTACGGGTCGCCGCGCTCGCCGCGTACGCGGTGGTCCTGGGCATCGTCGGGGCGGCCATCGTCGGGCCGGTACTCGACGTCTGGCACCACGACATCCCTTCGGTCGCCGCGGTGGGCGCGCTGACGGTCTTCACCGCCGCGATGGTGGCCTCCGCGGTGCAGGCCTGGCTGGGCCTGCTCGGCACCGGCATCGTGATCCTGCTGCTGGTGGTCCTCGGCAACCCCGGCTCCGGCGGCATCTACGCCCCGGAGTTCCTGCCCGGCTGGCTGCGCGGGATGCACCGGTGGAACGTGCCCGGCCTGGCCACCGACCTGGTCAAGTCGGCTGTCTACTTCGACCGCCGGTCGATGGGCTGGCCCCTGACCGGGCTCGCCGGGTGGGCCCTGGCCGGGATCCTCGGGCTGGTCACCGCGACGGTCTTCCGCGCCCACCGCCGGGCCGTCCGCAGCCGGTCCCGCCCCGCCCCCGCCGGTGGGTCGCCCGCCGATGGCTGAGCCGACCCGCCCGTCCCAGAGTGCAGATCATCACGCGGTCCCCCTGCTGCCGCCGGGCCCGACGCGGATACGATCCAGGGAGTCGGACAGCGCTGTCCTTCGTACTCACGTAAGGAGCGCACCTGTGACCGACCAGCACGACCACGACGGCCCGGACGCCGCACTGCGGGCCGACATCCGCCGCCTCGGCACGCTGCTCGGGCAGACCCTCGCCCGGCAGGAGGGCCGCCCGCTGCTCGACCTGGTCGAGGAGATCCGCGCCCAGGTCCGCTCCGACGCCCCGGCCGCCGCCCAACGGCTCGCCGGCCTCGACGTCACCACCGGCACCAAGCTGGCCCGGGCCTTCTCCACCTACTTCCACCTGGCCAACATCACCGAGCAGGTGCACCGGGCGCGGGACCTGCGCCGCCGCCGGGCCATGCACGGTGGCTGGCTGGACCAGGCGGCCAAGATGATCGCCGAGCGCGGGGTGCCGGCCGAGGAGATCGCCGCGGCGGCCCGCCGGCTCGCGGTACGCCCGGTCTTCACCGCCCACCCCACCGAGGCGGCCCGCCGCTCGATCCTGTCCAAGCTGCGCGCGGTCGCCGACGAGCTCGACGCTGAGACCACCAACGCCATCCTCTACGGGGCCAGCGACGAGGGGCCGGCCAACCGGCGCCTGGCCGAGCTGCTGGACCTGATGTGGCAGACCGACGAGCTGCGGCTGGACCGGCCGGACCCGACGGACGAGGCCCGCAACGCCATCTACTACCTGCGCGACCTGCACGCCGAGGCCGCCCCGCAGGTCCTCGACGACCTCGCCGACACGCTGCGCACCCTCGGCGTGGAGACCTCCCCGACGGCCCGCCCGCTGACCTTCGGCACCTGGATCGGCGGCGACCGGGACGGCAACCCGTTCGTCACCCCGACGGTCACCCGTGAGGTGCTGCGGATCCAGCACGAGCACGGCATCGAGGCCACCGAGAAGGCGATGGACGAGCTGATCAGCGAGGTCTCCGTCTCCCGCCGGCTGCGCGCGGTCTCGCTGGACCTCTCCGCCAGCCTCGCCGCCGACCTGGACGCGCTGCCCGAGGTCGCGCCCCGGTTCCGCCGGGTCAACGCCGAGGAGCCCTACCGGCTCAAGGCGCGGTGCGTGAAGGCGAAGCTGGCCAACACCCGGGAGCGGCTGCGCACCGGCACCGCGCACGTGCCGGGGCGGGACTACCGGGGCTCCGCCGAGCTGATCGCCGACCTGGAACTGCTGCGCGCCTCGCTGGCCCGCAACTCCGGGCAGCTCACCGCCGTGGGCCGGCTCGCCTCCACCATCCGTACGGTGTCCGCGTTCGGGCTGCACCTGGCCACCATGGACGTCCGGGAACACGCCGAGGCGCACCACGCGGTCCTCGCCCAGCTCTACGCGGCGGTCGGCGAGGTGTCCGACTACCCGTCGCTGAGCCGGCTGGAGCGCACCAAGCTGCTCGCCGACGAGCTGGCCGGCCGCCGGCCGCTCTCCACCCTGGACACCCCGCTCACCGAGAACGCTCGCAAGACGTTCGACGTGTTCACGGCGATCCGCGAGGCGCAGGACCGGTTCGGCACCGAGGTGATCGAGTCCTACATCATCTCGATGACCCTGGGCGTGGACGACGTGCTCGCCGCGGTGGTGCTGGGCCGCGAGGCCGGCCTGATCGACGTGCACAGCGGCCGGGCCCGGATCGGCTTCGTGCCGCTGCTGGAAACCCCGGCCGAGCTGAACGCCGGCGGCGAGCTGCTGGACGAGCTGCTGTCGCTGCCCGCGTACCGGGCGCTGGTCTCGGCCCGGGGCGACGTGCAGGAGGTGATGCTGGGCTACTCCGACTCCAACAAGGAGGCCGGCATCACCACCAGCCAGTGGTCGATCCACCGGGCCCAGCGGGCGCTGCGTGACGTGGCCGCCCGGCATGGCGTACACCTGCGGCTGTTCCACGGCCGGGGCGGCACCGTCGGCCGGGGCGGCGGCCCGACCCACGACGCCATCCTGGCCCAGCCGTACGGCACGTTGGACGGCGCGATCAAGGTCACCGAGCAGGGCGAGGTCATCTCCGACAAGTACACGCTGCCCGCGCTGGCCCGGGAGAACCTGGAGCTGACCGTGGCCGCGGTGCTCCAGGCGACGCTGCTGCACACCGCGCCCCGGCAGCCGGCCGAGATGCTGGAACGCTGGGACGCCACCATGAACGTGGTGTCCGAGTCGGCGTTCCGGTCCTACCGGTCGCTGGTCGAGGACCCGGACCTGCCGGCGT
This sequence is a window from Micromonospora sp. NBRC 110009. Protein-coding genes within it:
- a CDS encoding ABC-2 transporter permease, with product MEEAERVLPVRDWLPRTVALLVGTLALATAFIAAYVGALHQPTPRDVPVGVVLGDQRAQAVMSGVRGRTNKIKPVEYDDPEAAADGLTAREVYAVLSSGPDNGLRLTTASASAPAAAELVTQVFTQAARQANLPLQVSDEVPVERTDPRGLVPFYLAVGYVLGGYLASTALGLRTGTAPVSLPRAGLRVAALAAYAVVLGIVGAAIVGPVLDVWHHDIPSVAAVGALTVFTAAMVASAVQAWLGLLGTGIVILLLVVLGNPGSGGIYAPEFLPGWLRGMHRWNVPGLATDLVKSAVYFDRRSMGWPLTGLAGWALAGILGLVTATVFRAHRRAVRSRSRPAPAGGSPADG
- the ppc gene encoding phosphoenolpyruvate carboxylase codes for the protein MTDQHDHDGPDAALRADIRRLGTLLGQTLARQEGRPLLDLVEEIRAQVRSDAPAAAQRLAGLDVTTGTKLARAFSTYFHLANITEQVHRARDLRRRRAMHGGWLDQAAKMIAERGVPAEEIAAAARRLAVRPVFTAHPTEAARRSILSKLRAVADELDAETTNAILYGASDEGPANRRLAELLDLMWQTDELRLDRPDPTDEARNAIYYLRDLHAEAAPQVLDDLADTLRTLGVETSPTARPLTFGTWIGGDRDGNPFVTPTVTREVLRIQHEHGIEATEKAMDELISEVSVSRRLRAVSLDLSASLAADLDALPEVAPRFRRVNAEEPYRLKARCVKAKLANTRERLRTGTAHVPGRDYRGSAELIADLELLRASLARNSGQLTAVGRLASTIRTVSAFGLHLATMDVREHAEAHHAVLAQLYAAVGEVSDYPSLSRLERTKLLADELAGRRPLSTLDTPLTENARKTFDVFTAIREAQDRFGTEVIESYIISMTLGVDDVLAAVVLGREAGLIDVHSGRARIGFVPLLETPAELNAGGELLDELLSLPAYRALVSARGDVQEVMLGYSDSNKEAGITTSQWSIHRAQRALRDVAARHGVHLRLFHGRGGTVGRGGGPTHDAILAQPYGTLDGAIKVTEQGEVISDKYTLPALARENLELTVAAVLQATLLHTAPRQPAEMLERWDATMNVVSESAFRSYRSLVEDPDLPAYFWASTPTELLGQLNIGSRPAKRPNTGAGLSGLRAIPWVFGWTQTRQIVPGWFGVGSGLAAARAAGLEDVLAEMHRNWHFFRTFLSNVEMMLTKTDLTIARRYVETLVPKKLHPIFDQIEQEYELTKQEVLAVTSSPALLDNSPVLQRTLAVRDTYLEPLHHLQVALLRQYRDSGAAGRAVATAPGGRRAPNDSTALERALLTTVNGIAAGMRNTG